A single window of Zootoca vivipara chromosome 17, rZooViv1.1, whole genome shotgun sequence DNA harbors:
- the RAB13 gene encoding ras-related protein Rab-13, with product MAKSYDHLFKLLLIGDSGVGKTCLIIRFAEDNFSGTYISTIGIDFKIRTVDIEGKRIKLQVWDTAGQERFKTITTAYYRGAMGIILVYDITDEKSFENIQNWMKSIKENASAGVERLLLGNKCDMESKRKVPRDRAEKLSKEHGIRFFETSAKSSLNVEEAFSTLARDILQKSSKKSAQHVKGPLELKGSQKSSSKCLVV from the exons ATGGCCAAATCTTACGATCACCTCTTCAAGCTGCTCCTGATCGGAGACAGCGGAGTGGGGAAGACGTGCCTGATCATCCGCTTTGCAGAAGACAACTTCAGCGGGACCTATATCAGTACCATCG GGATCGACTTCAAAATCCGGACAGTGGACATTGAAGGGAAGAGGATCAAGCTGCAGGTTTG GGACACGGCTGGCCAGGAACGGTTCAAGACCATCACCACAGCGTATTACCGGGGAGCCATG GGGATTATCCTTGTGTACGACATCACAGATGAAAAATCCTTTGAGAATATCCAAAACTGGATGAAGAGCATTAAGGAA AACGCTTCAGCCGGCGTAGAGCGCCTCCTGCTGGGGAACAAGTGTGACATGGAGAGCAAACGCAAAGTGCCCCGGGACCGAGCAGAGAAG CTATCCAAGGAGCACGGGATCAGGTTTTTTGAGACGAGTGCGAAATCCAGCTTGAACGTAGAGGAG GCTTTCAGCACGTTGGCCCGGGACATACTTCAGAAATCAAGCAAAAAATCG GCTCAGCACGTCAAGGGCCCGTTGGAGCTGAAAGGATCGCAGAAAAGCAGCAGTAAATGTTTGGTGGTGTAG